The Thermosynechococcus sp. CL-1 genomic interval TACGAGGGTGTACAACTATGGGTCAAAAACCGTCAAGCGGATGGGCAGCCGCCAAGGTTTTTGCAGGCTTACTTCTCCTCTTTACCATTGGCGCCTGCGAGGCGGACACCACCACCACAACCCCAACGGGTGAGGGGCTGCGCATTGGCTCATTATTGCCCTCAACCGGTGACTTAGCCTCCGTGGGAACCCCTATAGCTGAAGTTGTCCCCCTGCTGGTGGAAACGGTGAATGCCTGTGGTGGTGTTAATGGCCAGCCCGTTACGCTTATTGCTGCTGATGATCAATCCAATCCTGCCTCTGGGGCAGAAGCGATGACGAAGTTGGTGGAGATTGACCGAGTTGCCGGAGTCGTTGGTTCCTTTGGCAGTAGTGTCTCCAATGCCGCCGCCGATATTGCCACCCGCGGTCAAGTGATGCTAATTTCCCCCGGCAGTACGAGTACACTCCTGACTGAACGCGCCAAAAAAGGAGACTTTAACGGCTATTGGGCACGCACTGCTCCCCCCGACAATTACCAAGCCCAAGCCCTTGCCCAACTGGCCAAAGAACAGGGGTATCAACGAGTCGCCACTGTGGTGATCAACAATGACTATGGCCGCAGCTTTGAGCAGGAATTTACCCGCGCCTTCAAAGCCCTAGGGGGCACAGTGATCAATGAAGACCGCCCGACCCGTTATGATGAGCGGGCAACCACCTTCACGACAGAAGCTGCTGCTGCCTTTGGCGGCAAGCCC includes:
- a CDS encoding ABC transporter substrate-binding protein; translated protein: MGQKPSSGWAAAKVFAGLLLLFTIGACEADTTTTTPTGEGLRIGSLLPSTGDLASVGTPIAEVVPLLVETVNACGGVNGQPVTLIAADDQSNPASGAEAMTKLVEIDRVAGVVGSFGSSVSNAAADIATRGQVMLISPGSTSTLLTERAKKGDFNGYWARTAPPDNYQAQALAQLAKEQGYQRVATVVINNDYGRSFEQEFTRAFKALGGTVINEDRPTRYDERATTFTTEAAAAFGGKPDAVVAILYPETGSLLLKSAFEQGLTQNVAILLTDGVKSESFPEQVGRTPDGKYIIAGAKGTVPGADGQALRRLRELWRAKKGSDLPAFGAQTWDAAALLVLAAQAAGQNTGEGIRSKLREVANPPGEAVDDVCAALALLREGKEINYQGASGNVDIDENGDVVGVYDIWQVTDDGKLKVIGQVNPQKP